In one window of Actinomycetota bacterium DNA:
- a CDS encoding sulfide/dihydroorotate dehydrogenase-like FAD/NAD-binding protein, whose translation MFEILTKRTIGPAVYHYDISAPNIARKAKPGQFLILRINETGERIPLTICDYDGSKGTVSIMFQAIGKTTKELAYMEAGDSLSDMVGPLGRPSEIERLGTVVCVAGGVGAAVILPIAKALKAKGNEIITILGARTAELLVLEDELKAISDDFIITTDDGSRGISGVCTDPLRQLIESGKRVDRVIAIGPAIMMKFVCKTTEPFGVETVVSLNSIMVDGTGMCGSCRVTIGGQTKFCCVDGPDFDGHEVDFDELMIRQRIYLDEEKASLERFERQCEGGCGSKGERK comes from the coding sequence GTGTTTGAAATTCTAACCAAAAGAACCATCGGACCAGCAGTTTATCACTATGATATCTCGGCCCCCAATATCGCAAGGAAGGCCAAGCCGGGACAATTCTTAATCCTTCGTATAAATGAAACCGGAGAGCGGATTCCCTTGACCATCTGCGACTATGATGGCTCAAAGGGAACCGTTTCGATAATGTTTCAGGCCATCGGCAAGACGACCAAGGAACTGGCTTATATGGAGGCGGGAGATAGTCTTTCCGATATGGTCGGCCCCTTGGGGAGGCCTTCCGAGATAGAGAGGCTTGGTACGGTCGTCTGCGTGGCCGGCGGAGTCGGGGCGGCCGTCATTTTGCCGATAGCCAAGGCATTGAAAGCGAAGGGAAATGAGATAATCACCATTTTGGGTGCGAGAACGGCTGAACTGCTCGTCTTAGAGGATGAGCTCAAAGCCATCAGCGACGACTTCATCATCACCACGGACGACGGAAGCCGCGGGATCTCTGGCGTCTGTACCGATCCCTTAAGACAGCTCATCGAGAGCGGCAAGAGAGTCGATCGGGTCATCGCCATCGGCCCGGCCATCATGATGAAGTTCGTCTGCAAGACGACCGAGCCCTTCGGGGTCGAGACCGTGGTCAGCCTGAACTCGATCATGGTCGATGGCACGGGCATGTGCGGCTCTTGCCGGGTCACCATTGGCGGTCAGACCAAGTTCTGCTGCGTCGACGGGCCCGATTTTGACGGCCACGAGGTCGATTTCGATGAGCTGATGATCAGGCAAAGGATATATCTGGACGAAGAGAAGGCCTCTTTGGAAAGGTTCGAACGGCAATGTGAAGGCGGTTGCGGCTCGAAAGGTGAACGCAAATGA
- the gltA gene encoding NADPH-dependent glutamate synthase — MMAKGERLSAREQDAKERMDNFDEVSLGYDEKQARAEAERCLQCKKPACVGGCPVGIDIPAFIKLLKEGNPAAAIKKIKEKNSLPAVCGRVCPQENQCEKECILAKKSDPIAIGLLERFAADSERSQDVAAGSKVESKGKKVAVVGSGPASLVSAGDLAKLGYSVTIFEALHKAGGVLVYGIPEFRLPKKIVEAEIDYVKGLGVEIRTNFVIGNTLTVDDLFEQGYEAVFIGTGAGLPHFLGIEGENLNGVYSANEFLTRVNLMKSHLFPEHDTPIKRGHKVVVVGGGNVAMDSARTAKRLGASEVYLVYRRTEEEMPARAEEAHHAKEEGIIFKTLTLPRKLIGESGWLKAIECIETTLGEPDASGRRRPVIKEGSNFTLEADVVIAAVGTGANPLLLKATPKLKLNPKGYIEADEKGTTSMKGVFAGGDIITGSATVILAMGAGKQAAASIDEYLSARA, encoded by the coding sequence ATGATGGCAAAAGGCGAAAGGCTATCTGCCCGGGAGCAGGATGCCAAAGAGCGGATGGACAATTTCGATGAAGTCTCCTTGGGTTACGATGAGAAGCAGGCGAGGGCGGAAGCCGAGCGCTGCCTGCAGTGTAAAAAACCGGCCTGCGTGGGAGGATGTCCGGTCGGCATCGATATCCCGGCCTTCATAAAGCTTTTGAAGGAAGGCAATCCGGCCGCTGCCATCAAGAAGATCAAGGAGAAGAATAGTCTGCCGGCCGTCTGCGGGCGGGTCTGTCCCCAAGAGAACCAGTGCGAAAAGGAGTGTATCCTGGCCAAGAAGTCCGATCCGATAGCCATCGGTCTTCTAGAGCGGTTTGCAGCCGACTCGGAGCGGAGCCAAGATGTGGCTGCCGGTTCCAAAGTAGAGTCCAAAGGCAAGAAGGTAGCCGTGGTCGGCTCGGGCCCGGCAAGTCTGGTCAGCGCTGGAGATCTGGCCAAACTGGGCTATTCGGTCACCATCTTCGAAGCCCTCCACAAGGCGGGCGGGGTTCTGGTCTACGGTATCCCAGAATTTAGACTGCCCAAAAAAATAGTCGAAGCCGAGATCGATTACGTTAAGGGTCTTGGCGTTGAGATACGGACCAACTTTGTGATCGGAAACACTTTGACGGTCGATGACCTCTTCGAGCAGGGATATGAGGCGGTCTTTATCGGCACCGGGGCTGGCCTTCCCCACTTCTTGGGGATTGAGGGCGAGAATCTAAATGGCGTCTATTCGGCCAACGAATTTCTAACCCGGGTCAATCTGATGAAATCACACCTCTTTCCGGAGCACGATACGCCCATCAAAAGGGGGCACAAGGTGGTCGTAGTCGGTGGCGGCAACGTGGCCATGGACTCGGCAAGAACGGCCAAGCGCCTGGGGGCAAGCGAAGTTTACCTAGTCTATCGCCGAACCGAAGAGGAGATGCCGGCAAGAGCCGAGGAGGCCCACCACGCCAAAGAGGAGGGCATCATATTCAAGACGTTGACGCTGCCCAGAAAGCTGATCGGCGAAAGCGGCTGGCTCAAAGCGATCGAGTGCATAGAGACGACCCTTGGCGAGCCCGACGCGAGTGGCAGGCGCCGCCCCGTCATCAAGGAGGGCTCTAATTTTACCCTCGAGGCCGATGTGGTCATCGCAGCCGTCGGAACAGGGGCTAATCCCCTTCTGCTCAAGGCAACGCCAAAGCTTAAATTGAACCCTAAGGGATATATCGAGGCCGACGAGAAGGGCACGACCAGCATGAAGGGGGTCTTTGCCGGCGGCGACATCATAACCGGCTCGGCAACCGTGATTCTGGCTATGGGAGCCGGCAAGCAAGCGGCCGCCTCGATCGACGAGTATCTATCCGCCAGAGCTTAA
- a CDS encoding CoA protein activase, which yields MKLTFPHLGNLDIILSDLFTRLGVEVVVPPKTSLRTINLGVKHSPEFACFPLKVTVGNLIEGLEAGANLAVMAGGIGPCRFGLYAEVQRRMLESLGKDFEMVVMKPLRVSYGDFLAACAKLVPKRSFLEIAHQVKIAWAKATVMDELECEVLKMRCFERFSGATDLAHFKAVQLIRKANSGTELETLRKEALRLLSLVEKEETEGFLKIGLVGEFYVVLEPFVNFDIEKTLGQKGIYVERSVYLTDWLDPLKRNRILGTSRSELAHLAQPYLSHFVGGEGQSTVGHVVKFAKEGFDGVIQLLPFTCMPEIIAKSVLGKVVREMDMPVLTLSIDEQTGRAGIMTRLEAFTDLLKSRRLERRAV from the coding sequence ATGAAGCTGACCTTCCCTCATCTTGGCAACTTAGACATTATCCTTAGCGACCTCTTCACCAGGCTCGGGGTTGAGGTGGTCGTCCCACCGAAGACCTCGCTTAGGACGATCAACCTTGGGGTCAAGCATTCGCCCGAATTCGCCTGCTTTCCGCTGAAGGTTACAGTGGGCAACCTGATAGAGGGCTTGGAGGCAGGGGCCAACCTTGCGGTCATGGCCGGCGGGATCGGCCCCTGCCGGTTCGGTCTATATGCCGAAGTCCAAAGGAGGATGCTCGAATCTTTGGGCAAGGACTTCGAAATGGTGGTCATGAAGCCACTTAGGGTCAGCTATGGCGATTTCCTTGCAGCCTGCGCTAAGCTCGTCCCTAAGAGATCGTTCTTAGAGATCGCCCACCAAGTTAAGATCGCCTGGGCTAAGGCGACGGTCATGGATGAGCTGGAGTGCGAAGTCTTGAAGATGAGATGCTTTGAAAGGTTCTCGGGCGCGACGGATCTTGCCCATTTTAAGGCCGTCCAACTGATAAGGAAGGCAAATTCCGGAACCGAGCTTGAGACGCTCAGAAAAGAGGCGCTGAGGCTACTTAGCTTGGTCGAAAAAGAAGAGACCGAGGGCTTTTTGAAGATAGGTCTGGTCGGCGAGTTCTACGTCGTCTTGGAGCCCTTCGTCAACTTCGACATCGAAAAGACCCTCGGCCAGAAAGGCATATACGTGGAGAGATCGGTCTATCTCACCGATTGGCTGGATCCCTTAAAAAGGAACCGGATCCTTGGGACCAGCCGAAGCGAGTTAGCCCATCTGGCACAGCCATACCTCTCCCACTTCGTTGGCGGGGAGGGTCAGTCGACCGTGGGCCACGTGGTCAAATTTGCCAAAGAGGGTTTTGATGGGGTCATCCAACTTCTCCCCTTCACCTGCATGCCGGAGATAATAGCAAAGAGCGTGCTTGGCAAGGTGGTCAGAGAGATGGATATGCCCGTCTTAACATTGAGCATAGATGAACAGACGGGCCGGGCTGGGATCATGACCAGACTGGAAGCCTTCACCGATCTTCTGAAGAGCAGGAGACTTGAGAGGAGGGCTGTATGA
- a CDS encoding acyl-CoA dehydratase activase, which yields MVGYLGVDVGSVSTNLVVMDGKEEMIAYIYRRTMGDPISAVQSGLVELERLLPPGLRIEAAGTTGSARALSGVIVGADVVKNEITAHAVAALKIIPDARTVLEIGGQDSKIIILRGGIVVDFAMNTICAAGTGSFLDHQAGRIGIDIEDFGDYALRSKTPAQIAGRCTVFAESDMIHKQQVGYHIEDIIYGLCKSLVRNYLNNVAKGKEIASPIIFQGGVAANLGIKKAFEEELEAEVIIPKYHNVMGAIGAALLAKSAAEKEGFKGEFRGFSAAKMEFKTVSFNCNGCSNGCEIVKISKGAETLACWGGRCGKWEVQNDRPPQAVTLTT from the coding sequence ATGGTCGGCTATCTTGGGGTCGATGTCGGCTCGGTCAGCACCAACCTGGTTGTCATGGACGGCAAGGAGGAGATGATCGCCTACATATATCGCAGGACGATGGGCGACCCGATCTCAGCCGTCCAGAGCGGTCTGGTCGAATTGGAGAGGCTCCTTCCGCCCGGTCTTAGGATCGAAGCGGCCGGAACGACCGGGAGCGCCCGGGCCTTAAGCGGGGTGATAGTCGGAGCCGACGTAGTCAAGAACGAGATAACCGCCCACGCGGTCGCGGCCTTAAAGATCATCCCGGATGCCAGGACGGTTCTGGAGATAGGCGGTCAGGACTCCAAGATAATCATTCTGCGCGGCGGCATCGTGGTCGATTTCGCCATGAACACCATTTGCGCGGCCGGAACCGGCTCATTTCTCGATCATCAGGCGGGGCGGATTGGCATCGATATCGAGGATTTCGGCGATTACGCCCTCCGCTCCAAAACCCCCGCTCAGATTGCCGGGCGCTGCACGGTCTTTGCCGAATCGGATATGATCCATAAGCAGCAGGTTGGATACCACATCGAGGATATCATCTATGGATTATGCAAATCTCTGGTCAGGAACTATCTCAATAACGTAGCCAAAGGCAAGGAGATAGCCTCGCCGATAATTTTTCAGGGTGGGGTGGCCGCAAATCTTGGAATCAAGAAGGCCTTCGAAGAGGAGCTCGAAGCGGAGGTGATAATTCCCAAATACCACAACGTCATGGGGGCGATCGGGGCGGCACTTCTGGCCAAATCGGCGGCGGAAAAAGAGGGTTTTAAAGGGGAATTTAGGGGCTTTTCGGCCGCCAAGATGGAGTTCAAGACGGTGAGTTTCAATTGCAACGGCTGCTCTAACGGCTGCGAGATAGTCAAGATCTCTAAAGGGGCTGAGACTTTAGCCTGCTGGGGCGGCCGGTGCGGTAAATGGGAAGTCCAAAATGACCGGCCGCCCCAGGCAGTCACACTAACTACCTGA
- a CDS encoding sulfurtransferase TusA family protein produces the protein MVLEVEVDARGLSCPLPVIRTKEAVEKNPDAEIVVLVDNPAAKENVIRMAEKTGRLVSVESDGLEFRLNLTKGVS, from the coding sequence ATGGTCTTGGAAGTGGAGGTCGATGCGAGGGGCTTATCCTGTCCGCTCCCCGTCATCAGGACTAAAGAGGCGGTTGAAAAGAATCCGGACGCTGAGATTGTCGTTCTTGTCGATAATCCGGCCGCCAAAGAGAACGTAATCAGGATGGCCGAGAAGACGGGCAGACTGGTCTCGGTCGAAAGTGATGGCCTAGAATTCCGTCTTAATCTTACAAAAGGAGTCAGTTAA
- a CDS encoding acyl-CoA dehydratase activase-related protein has translation MKIGIPQALLYYKYSPLWDGFFSGLGVEVVLSGKTDKSILNLGVKAAENEACLPLKVFYGHVLSLKDKVDGIFIPRVVSIEKDAYTCPKFLGLPDMISALDDDLPQIISCTIDRKLGLRGVVSSIFELGRYFTDDVVKIGLAVHKGFKSLRSPKPSLAHHNPLIREGRLCGLKEGLKIGLLGHPYNVFDPFINMNILDRLVGSKVEVVTIETNSVKSNIRKILPVEKELFWTYEKEVVSAALDWIDAGLVDGIVYLLSFACGPDSLVQMIIEDEAKKRGGNIPIMSIVIDEHSGSAGILTRLEAFLDMIERKKAAEAI, from the coding sequence ATGAAGATAGGCATTCCACAAGCCCTGCTCTACTACAAATACTCTCCTCTGTGGGACGGGTTCTTCTCTGGGCTCGGGGTAGAGGTCGTCTTATCCGGCAAGACCGATAAATCCATCTTGAATCTGGGAGTAAAAGCGGCCGAGAACGAGGCCTGCCTGCCGCTTAAGGTCTTCTACGGGCACGTCTTAAGCTTAAAAGACAAGGTGGACGGCATATTCATCCCCAGGGTTGTCAGCATCGAAAAGGATGCCTACACCTGCCCCAAATTTTTGGGGCTGCCCGATATGATAAGCGCTTTGGACGATGATCTCCCCCAAATAATCTCCTGCACCATAGATCGCAAGCTCGGCCTAAGGGGGGTCGTCTCATCCATCTTTGAGCTCGGCCGCTACTTCACCGATGATGTAGTAAAGATCGGACTCGCCGTCCACAAAGGTTTTAAGTCTCTAAGATCACCCAAGCCCTCTCTCGCTCATCATAATCCCTTGATTAGAGAGGGGCGCCTTTGCGGTCTGAAGGAAGGGCTAAAGATCGGTCTTCTCGGTCATCCCTACAACGTGTTCGACCCCTTCATCAACATGAATATCTTGGATAGATTGGTTGGATCCAAAGTCGAGGTCGTGACGATCGAGACGAACTCGGTCAAGTCGAATATTCGCAAGATCTTGCCGGTCGAAAAGGAGCTCTTCTGGACGTATGAAAAGGAAGTCGTCTCGGCGGCTTTGGACTGGATCGATGCCGGCTTAGTCGATGGCATAGTCTACCTCCTCTCCTTCGCTTGCGGGCCTGACTCTCTGGTCCAGATGATAATCGAAGATGAGGCCAAAAAACGGGGGGGCAATATCCCCATCATGTCCATCGTCATAGATGAGCACAGCGGATCGGCCGGCATATTGACCCGGCTGGAGGCTTTTCTCGATATGATAGAGCGAAAGAAGGCGGCCGAGGCGATATGA